From the Astyanax mexicanus isolate ESR-SI-001 chromosome 12, AstMex3_surface, whole genome shotgun sequence genome, the window aaatgtaaaatgctaaactATGCATCTTCTGGTGATATCTGTGAAAACAAACTGGTCACAAGTCCTCACACAAACCACATTAGATTTACGTAGGAATGCAGGCTGTTACCGTTATGCAAACCCTGAATCCACAACTGAATCAACTAATGAGAATGAGTCTAGTATTAATAAAACTGCCTACCATACAATCAGAGGATAAATCCAAATAACGGTTGAAGGTTTgactggcttctggttgaaggtattttggatcattcttctctACAAAACATccccagttcagtcaggtttgatggtttctgatcatgaacagcctgctttaaatcacaccactgATTTTGAattatattcaggtctggggactgagatgataatttcttgttcctctgcatgaacgcTTTAATTGATGTTGATtaatgtttagggtcgttgtcttgttaaagtatccagccccagcgTAACTTTCTCACttattcttgaacattgttctcaagaatctgctgatattgactgaaatccatgagatccttaactttaacaagattcccagttcCTGCACTGATctcacagccccacagcatgatgaacctccaccacattttactgtggggagcagtaaagtgtttgtcctGGAATGCTGTATTCTTTAtccaccatgcataaataactgCCCGTCAAATacctcaattttagtttcatcagtccacagcactttcttgttctgtcacttgagtctttaactagaactgtgtctgtggtcttccatttcctcactatgttcctcacagtggaaactgacagctgaaatctctgagagctTTTTGTaatcttcctctaaaccatgatgttgaacaatctctGTTTTCAGGTCATGTGAGCGTTTGTttaaggctcccatgttgccgctcttcagagaagatgcaagaggaaaaaaaaacttccaattggctccttaaccctttcttataATGGGATTTAAGGTCAAGGGTCCAGGGCCAATGTAGGTTAATGAGCTTACCAAATGATTTTTTTGTTACAATAATAAATACTAAAGGTATTCAAATACAAAAAATGATctgtctatatctatatctaaatATGTCTTTAATCTaagatgaaatatttaaaattatacagataataattaatgtattactttattaacctatttatgctgattatattttatatataaatttctAAAATTAGCCACAGTTATAAAATGTTGAATAATCTCTTTTTTGTTTCTGAGCAACTGAACAATAGTATATGCTCTATGATTCTGAGTTTTGTGATTTTAATTGTAATACTAAGTTAGTGTTAATGTTTTCAGCAAACAATAATAATCAAATACTAAAGAAAAGAAAGTGGTTATTGGTATTGTCAAGGCAACATATCAAAAAACTATTTTCTCTTTCTGAAAGCTTCCACAATTAAACCACGCAAAGAGATTCACTCTCTTTTATTGTCTTCTCTGTAGATGTAATTCAGAGTTGTTTTGGTTTCTGTTGTTAGTGTTCCTCAGGTGTggcaaaggtaaaaaaaaagttcaacacgtgttaaaaatcataaataatcatGTTATATTTTCATTATCTATTTGTTGCTCCTAAGCAACCATGTACACACTGCAATAAACACCTGCATTATGACACCGTGGTAGCTGGCTGTGAAGAATCTCCGGCTTTCCAGGAATTTGTTGATGAATTTAGAACTTTTCTTCTGCAAAGGATGTTTAGGGTACTTGTCATCTGTACTGGGTAGATGAACCTGTGTTTCTGGTTATACTGGTTTCTTTGTGCTCTATGAATCTCTGTTCTTGGCTATGTTCCAGGTTCTGTCCTACTCCGGGGGAAAGGAGTATAAGCTTGGCAGTCCAGACCTGATGAACCGTCTGAAGTTTGTGGGCGACCCGAGCCGAGGAGACgcctccatctccatcacctcACTGCGAGTCTCTGAAACAGCGACCTATCAATGTAAAGTGAAGAAGCCACCCGGCATCGACTCGCGGAAGATCACCTTAATCGTGCTTGGTAAAGTCTGAGACATGCATCATTTCCAGTTTCTGTTTAACTGGTTCTTTTGTTGTGTAATTCAGTTTCCTCACTCTTTTACACTGCTGTACTGCCCACAACATAATATCACCTTAAAACAGCCACATCCAGCTACTACAGAACAATACCCAGCaccttcctaaaaaaaaaacttcagttagCACAGTTCAGTTCAGGAGAACAGAAGTGTGTGACATCTGATTCTAAGAAAAACTGTTAAACCTtttcagagtttcagtactgGCCTTTTCAGTACTGGCTGCTGTAAGTGACCGACCTCAACCTTGTCCAAAATTATCAAAtcgaatcaaatcaaatttatttgtgtaCTAACATCCTTACTTTTATTTTCTGAGATTTAGCACATTAGCCATAGGCCTCGTACAATATAATACTGTGGCATTAACATCTTGGCCAATGTaaagaagacaaaggagatgattgtgaaCTTCAGAaaggggccagcatgcccacctccccctgcacattggaggatctgtgGTGGAAGTGGtggacagctacaggtacttgggtgtgcacctgaccagcaacctcacctggagcaacaacacttccactctggtcaggaaggcacatcagcggctctacttcctcaggaggctgagacaaCTGGACTCCGGAGCGCAGTCCTctcctccttctacagatgtgtggtggagagcgttgtgtgctccagcatcaacgtgtggcatggaagctgctgtgctgcagacaggaaagctctgcagagggtgatgaagctgcacagaggattgttggagtcagctttcccagcaccacggacatctacacctccagatgcaggaaaagggccacctgcatcaggaaggatcccacccacccagcacacactctttttgtcccgctcccctcaggccaGAGGCTgtggagcatcaagtgcaaaacaaccagactcaaaaacagcttcattccagaagctgtaagactcttaaactccacctaaacaaaacactgcactgacacttacaaggacaatatatattaaaaacaacagtcactttacccgcactgagacactttgtCACTTTAACTTTTCATGTTACTGATATCCACGCATAATCATGCTGCTATGGCAATTTGCACTTTGGACAACCTCAAAACAAGATGCAATGAAatccttaaaaaacaaaaaagatttatttttaaagagtaaacactttaaacactttaaaacactttttgatttatttttaaacagtaaacaccagtaaaataagttttaaaaatgaTAATGATCTAGAATCTGCAAATCAAAGAAGCAGTAAGTTGCTGAAATCTACAGGTCTCTGATAATCTGACTGACATTTCTCTGGCTGTTTTTCAGCACCCCCGTCTGTGCCGAGATGCTGGGTGGAGAACGGGGAGGTGATTGGCAGCTCTGTGTCGCTGCGCTGCAAATCGGCTGAGGGCTCCATTCCTCTAAACTACAAGTGGACAAGAGACAGTGGCTCTATGCCCACCACAGCCACCCAGTGTAAGCAGAACTATTCTAGAGCATGCAGATAATATTCCTCCCTAAAATAAAGGTGCCAAGCAGTTTTGGAGCAATGTGTGTATAAATCTATTTAATGTTCATCCTTAAACTGTGTCATTGTAATTCCAATCATTATTTAGGcatcttaattttttacattgcCAGTTTAATATTTCTCAATACTACATAAAAAACCTGTCTGCCTGagcattttttactcttttttggtCAACAGAGCTCTGCTTTCTAATGCATACAGGAGACatgatattttaatattatggAATTATGGATATAGCACCATGAAAATTTCATAAACACTGTTATTTATCTCCACAGATAAATATGGCTGTAGGTTTACATTCTTTCACAAAAAGCAAATAGAAaccatatttcattatttattaaatgaattatttaaaaatatatatttttaaatggtctttgtAGTGTTGGAACTGAACTGAATGACGCATGTGTTTGTAGACGCTCaaacaggtgagctgctgatCAGCAACCACTCCCAGAGCTACACTGGCGGCTACACCTGTGAGGTCAGCAATGAAGTAGGAAAGGAGCAGTGCAAGTACACCCTGAACGCCTACAACCGTAAGTCTGGCCGGGAAAGGAGAAACTATTTCTGTGAACTGGAGTGTGTTaataggctgtgtgtgtgtgtgtgtgtgtgtgtgtgtgtgtgtgtgtgtgtgtgtgtgtgtgtgtgtgtgtgtgtgtgtgtgtgtctgtgtgtgtttgtgtgcgtgtgtgtgttatttaaGGATTTGATTTTTATTATGCACAATATGATTTAGCACACTCTTGCAGcataaaagataaagataaaaagatgggatgctgtgtaaaatgtaaataaatgttaataataaagAGAATACAATGATTTGTAAATCTTATGAACTCATATTTTCTacaaaatataacatataacacaAACCAGATGTTGAAATTGAGATATTTATCAgtttcataaaaaatattaattgtttctgtttttaattaattagctGTTTTTACTAATTCCTCTCACACCTTTTCtttaaatatgttatatattttcacAGGacaataatttagaaataaaccTTGGATATAATTAAGAGTAGTCAGTGTGTAGCTCATATAGCAGTATAGATGTACTGTCTTCTGttaataactcaacacacagccattaatgtttaaactctggtgtcatgtgacttgttagttgagtatttagacattaattgctTTATTAACAAACTGTGCTaaaatatttattacaaaatgaCCTCTgcattcttttttaataaaacctTTGTACTATCTTTTTATTCCAGCAACCAATAGGGCGGGAGTGATTGCGGGTGCTGTGATTGGTGCTCTGTTGCTGTtgctcctcctgctgctgttaatCTGGCTCTTGATTTGCTGTTGTCAGAAGCGGCGCTACGAAAAGGAAGCGGCCAATGAGATCAAGTAATGAAGTTTTTTAATCTTAATTAAGACTAATCGTACTGGTTTATTGGTCGGTAACACTTTCATAGATTTTCCTGAGAGAGTTTGTTTCTGCCTGAGTTCTGTCCTACAAACATCCTTTAGGCCACTGGGCTGCATCCTCCGTGCCAAACCGGCTCCTCCGTTCTTCCACTCTCTTCTCTGATTTTCCTTTATTGTTATCTCATGTCTGTGATGTGATAAAGGCATAATGTAACCATGGCTACAATAATTCAacctaaatttacaatataaaaggaTTTCAGAAGGAAATGTATGGATGATATTCAAGGCTAAATTCCTTTACCTGACAATTGGTGCCAGTATTGTAAAGGGACTAAACTAAGAGTGACATTTCTGTTATTAATCCTGTAGAAAATTATGGAGAAATATAGGAAATTGTTTAATCAGATTGTTAGACATGTAGAGGAACTCTTGGTGAATGTAGACTTATGACATAtaacaaagcaaacaaacatgGATAAGTGCACAAACAAATTATTTAGACTGATACGGGTAACTACACATAAAGAAATAGTGTTTAACACATTTGTAACGCATGTATAatgctgcaacatgccagacatctcagcataGAGTTGTAGAGGGTCCTAATGAAGTCCTGTGATAAGCCATCCCTTGCAGATCCAGTATTCTCACTCCAATATTATCCACACATTttaaatcagggataggtctagAGAAGCAGCTGGACATGGCGTAGTATCTCTGCCTTCCAGGCAAAGTCTTGAAATGGCAGCAGAAtgcggacaagcattgtcctgttggaacagagTGTATGTTAAGAAAAAGAGGGGCCACTGGTTGCAAGacctttttaatgtaatattgaGCTGTTATTGTACCAAACCACACCCTTCACCATGACACGAGGCCTTCTGTACTGTTGTGTTACACACTTTGTATGTTTGTGTAACTCAATAAATATAGCACATATTATAGTTAATGGTGAATCCTTTATAGCTCCCGGTACCCCTTTTTagtcttgttttgtttactattgacttcatttaatatttattaaattcaaTAGCAGACCTCTctaataaacagtttataactgGTACTCTTTCTCTACAGAGAGGACGCAGCGGCTCCAGAAAGTCGCCCCGGCAGCCGGCACTCCAGCTTTCGTTCTGTTACAGGGTACCGGACACATCACGGCATTGTTTATAACTCTGTGAGAAACGCTCAGCCCAACCGGACCGAGTCTGCTCGCAGCAACATCTACACTGACCCCCGTCAACTGTCCCCCCAAGCCAACTCACCAGACAGTGCCTACAAACCCCCACTGAACTACGACAGCAGATACGGATACCCAGTATAGAACTGGTGCTAGAGTCCGGAGTGTGGAATAGCATACCAACACAATATTAAGAACTGGAATAACCAAAGCCCTGCCCCCAAAAAAAGCAGAATAACATGACATTTATGATGTTATTAAAggtgttttgtatttgtgtttatgaGACACAGATTGTTTCTATAATGTTTGTATAACTGCTATCAAactatttttgtaaatatattttgtgatattataAACATATCTTATGGGAATTATTTTGACTTGATTTATGAGTTATTAATAAAACTTTTTGTGCTGATGTGAAATCTGACTGTATTAAAAGGTTAAATACAAGCAAAAAAACAGTATAGCAgatttaaattacataaaatatactgcaatatttcAAACTTAATATTCCACAACAATACAGATTCCagaataatacatattattaaaaatgatCAACAATCTTTAGATGTTGGTTGTATTTGACCCTTTTATTCTTGaaattatatatctatattgttattataattatcTGTATTgaatttgctctcgggtgtatatagcagtgtgtagtatttgctctcggctgtatatagcagtgtgtagtatttgctctcgggtgtatatagcagtgtgtagtatttgctctcgggtgtatatagcagtgtgtagtatttgctctcgggtgtatatagcagtgtgtattatttgctctcgggtgtatatagcagtgtgcagtatttgctctcgggtgtatatagcagtgtgtagtatttgctctcgggtgtatatagcagtgtgtagtatttgctctcgggtgtatatagcagtgtgtagtatttgctcttgggtgtatatagcagtgtgcagtatttgctctcgggtgtatatagcagtgtgtagtatttgctctcgggtgtatatagcagtgtgcagtatttgctctcgggtgtatatagcagtgtgtattatttgctctcgggtgtatatagcagtgtgcagtatttgctctcgggtgtatatagcagtgtgcagtatttgctctcgggtgtatatagcagtgtgcagtatttgctctcgggtgtatatagcagtgtgtattatttgctctcgggtgtatatagcagtgtgtactatttgctctcgggtgtatatagcagtgtgtagtatttgctctcgggtgtatatagcagtttgcagtatttgctctcgggtgtatatagcagtgtgtagtatttgctctcgggtgtatatagcagtgtgtagtatttgctctcgggtgtatatcgcagtgtgtagtatttgatctcgggtgtatatagcagtgtgtagtatttgctctcggatgtatatagcagtgtgtagtatttgctctcgggcgtatatagcagtgtgtagtatttgctctcgggtgtatatagcagtgtgtagtatttgctctcgggtgtatatagcagtttgcagtatttgctctcgggtgtatatagcagtgtgtagtatttgctctcgggtgtatatagcagtgtgtagtatttgctctcgggtgtatatcgcagtgtgtattatttgctctcggtgtatatagcagtgtgtattatttgctctcgggtgtatatagcagtgtgcagtatttgctctcgggtgtatatagcagtgtgtattatttgctctcgggtgtatatggcagtgtgtagtatttgctctcgggtgtatatagcagtgtgtattatttgctctcggtgtatatagcagtgtgcagtatttgctctcgggtgtatatagcagtgtgcagtatttgctctcgggtttatatagcagtgtgcagtatttgctctcgggtgtatatagcagtgtgtagtatttgctctcgggtgtatatagcagtgtgcagtatttgctctcgggtttatatagcagtgtgtagtatttgctctcgggtgtatatagcagtgtgtagtatttgctctcgggtgtatatagcagtgtgtagtatttgctctcgggtgtatatagcagtgtgtagtatatgctctcgggtgtatatagcagtgtgcagTATTTGCTCCCGGGTGT encodes:
- the vsig8b gene encoding V-set and immunoglobulin domain-containing protein 8b, producing MGSAGVGRQVGMVVLFTVAVYINHAVALQVTSSGPQTTKKAQGDAVTLSCTYSESPSDTGQLDVEWSMVSPDMTQKDKLVLSYSGGKEYKLGSPDLMNRLKFVGDPSRGDASISITSLRVSETATYQCKVKKPPGIDSRKITLIVLAPPSVPRCWVENGEVIGSSVSLRCKSAEGSIPLNYKWTRDSGSMPTTATQYAQTGELLISNHSQSYTGGYTCEVSNEVGKEQCKYTLNAYNPTNRAGVIAGAVIGALLLLLLLLLLIWLLICCCQKRRYEKEAANEIKEDAAAPESRPGSRHSSFRSVTGYRTHHGIVYNSVRNAQPNRTESARSNIYTDPRQLSPQANSPDSAYKPPLNYDSRYGYPV